A single window of Liolophura sinensis isolate JHLJ2023 chromosome 6, CUHK_Ljap_v2, whole genome shotgun sequence DNA harbors:
- the LOC135466152 gene encoding uncharacterized protein LOC135466152, producing MWMDGVLTEQTYSVIIKTNESIADKAVFLDFLTGKTKEDCLQSCCSLSDCNLAVYENKDDRNCYLFNCGTGEKSRCHFARHEGYMIMTLSGKSSQPKSPLTKLKESQHEDELEGLMDQKAEILPNKDDVKPTIRPKIETTAAPLKSEDPDAGQLYSECADGLYCDDDNAVCRRGVCVCKSGYNSRSQTCRAPHEESLQQLSSQNPPPEGRDGRPPISTSAAKDDHVDSPQAEEQELPAFAPSVGKAWAEQSSEEDKKQSAEVSEMREDTVAPAKMIHSPEKELQETKPSLKKEKVLNSDVIGEPQTGYVSSTHSPKADGKSHSYQKPQTDADRASIGEGQGQGPGEEPQVSRPESVQPEYPSRPKPYQLSHRPGVMRGPTADRQPDGQPVIQPDSQTNIQPVRQPNIQPMRQPVRQPNMQPFRQPVRQPGRQPVRQPNRQPVRQPLNPRTRYPYPYNIDADRSQVPQYPVQYPSYEWDYRPDEYGGSFRGEDYNPGPLDQGGYDYPYRHSNFGPDDIPVSSKSHINRVKVNHGKVPESAKSPAEHMQEPPVMATAKPSTQTTARTPATTPAPTPGWKSSQSPLTTTTIVSTSQSTPKPPVSQSQNSTGGHLAEEVNGARDVAVEQIIIASPTDSAQGPIVALALGLAFTVMLLIFVGCRLRNVKRRIRKGRALHSNEADYLINGMYL from the exons GATGACAGGAATTGTTACCTGTTTAATTGTGGTACGGGTGAGAAATCCAGGTGTCATTTTGCGCGTCATGAAGGTTACATGATAATGACGCTCAGTGGAAAGAGTTCACAGCCCAAATCGCCACTGACCAAGTTGAAAGAGAGTCAACACGAAGATGAACTAGAAGGTCTCATGGACcagaaagctgaaatattaccaAACAAGGATGATGTCAAACCTACAATTCGGCCAAAAATTGAAACAACAGCCGCTCCACTTAAATCAGAAGATCCTGATGCTG GTCAGCTGTATTCAGAGTGTGCAGATGGTTTATATTGTGATGATGACAATGCTGTCTGTCGACGAGGTGTTTGTGTGTGCAAGTCAGGCTACAATTCCAGGTCCCAAACGTGCC GTGCTCCCCATGAGGAATCCCTTCAACAGCTCAGCTCTCAGAATCCTCCTCCTGAAGGACGAGATGGTCGCCCTCCTATTAGTACCTCTGCAGCTAAGGACGACCATGTTGACTCTCCTCAAGCAGAGGAGCAAGAGTTACCTGCCTTTGCACCCTCTGTAGGCAAGGCATGGGCAGAGCAGAGCTCAGAGGAAGACAAGAAACAATCCGCCGAAGTGTCCGAGATGAGAGAAGACACTGTTGCTCCTGCTAAAATGATACACAGCCCTGAGAAGGAGCTACAGGAGACAAAACCATCACTGAAGAAAGAGAAGGTTTTGAACTCTGATGTTATAGGGGAGCCTCAGACAGGATATGTTTCATCAACACATTCACCTAAAGCTGATGGGAAGTCGCACTCTTACCAGAAACCACAAACTGATGCTGACCGAGCATCCATAGGTGAGGGGCAGGGTCAAGGCCCAGGGGAGGAGCCTCAAGTAAGCAGGCCAGAGTCTGTACAGCCTGAGTACCCCAGCAGACCCAAGCCCTACCAACTTAGTCATAGACCGGGTGTCATGAGAGGCCCTACAGCAGACAGACAACCAGACGGCCAGCCAGTCATACAACCAGACAGCCAGACAAACATACAACCAGTTAGACAACCAAACATACAGCCAATGAGACAACCAGTCAGACAGCCAAACATGCAACCATTTAGACAACCAGTCCGGCAACCGGGCAGGCAACCAGTTAGACAACCAAACAGACAGCCTGTCAGACAACCACTGAATCCAAGGACCCGTTACCCATACCCTTATAATATTGATGCGGATCGTAGCCAGGTGCCTCAGTACCCTGTACAGTATCCATCATACGAATGGGACTACCGACCTGACGAATATGGTGGATCCTTCAGGGGTGAAGATTACAACCCAGGGCCTCTGGACCAGGGTGGGTACGACTACCCATACAGACATTCCAACTTCGGACCAG atGACATACCTGTATCCAGTAAATCACACATCAACAGAGTCAAAGTGAACCATGGGAAAG ttcCTGAGTCCGCGAAAAGCCCAGCAGAACACATGCAGGAGCCTCCTGTGATGGCCACAGCTAAGCCTTCAACCCAAACTACTGCTCGTACCCCTGCCACTACCCCAGCTCCCACACCAGGCTGGAAATCCAGTCAATCACCCTTAACTACTACCACAATTGTCAGCACAAGCCAGAGCACGCCCAAACCTCCTGTCTCACAGTCCCAGAACTCTACAGGTGGGCATCTTGCAGAAGAGGTGAATGGAGCACGTGATGTGGCGGTGGAACAGATCATTATTGCCAGTCCGACTGACTCAGCCCAGGGCCCCATCGTCGCTCTGGCCCTGGGCCTGGCTTTCACTGTCATGTTACTCATTTTTGTGGGGTGCAGGCTCAGAAATGTAAAGAGAAGAATCCGAAAAGGGAGAGCACTCCACTCAAATGAAGCAGATTATCTCATTAATGGCATGTACttatag